From Streptomyces showdoensis, a single genomic window includes:
- a CDS encoding MarR family winged helix-turn-helix transcriptional regulator gives MDEPWMLGLHSDSGYLLYRLGLRSGQLFNAALQESGLRLRHYALLRYLATVEGALQRELSTRLGYDPSAIVGLVDDLERLGLVERRPAPGDRRSRVVVLVDAGRAFLRDTDRTSRRVTDDLLHPLTEDERAVLHGLLQRVAEPEAPGGA, from the coding sequence ATGGACGAACCCTGGATGCTCGGACTGCACTCCGACAGCGGCTACCTGCTCTACCGCCTCGGCCTGCGCTCGGGGCAGCTCTTCAACGCGGCGCTGCAGGAATCGGGCCTCCGCCTGCGCCACTACGCGCTCCTGCGCTACCTGGCCACCGTCGAGGGCGCGCTCCAGCGGGAGTTGAGCACCCGGCTCGGCTACGACCCCAGCGCCATCGTGGGCCTCGTCGACGACCTCGAACGCCTCGGCCTCGTCGAACGCCGCCCCGCGCCCGGCGACCGGCGCAGCCGCGTCGTCGTCCTCGTCGACGCGGGCCGCGCCTTCCTGCGCGACACCGACCGCACCAGCCGCCGCGTCACCGACGACCTGCTCCATCCGCTGACCGAGGACGAACGGGCCGTGCTGCACGGGCTGTTGCAGCGGGTCGCCGAGCCGGAGGCGCCCGGCGGGGCCTGA
- a CDS encoding amidohydrolase family protein, producing the protein MSAPSVDDLVAIDVHTHCEVSSKGHASLSEELHTASAAYFKVAGERKPTLEETAAYYRERRMAAVVFTVDAEHATGTEPIPNEEIAEAAAAHADVLIPFASVDPFRGRAGVRRARRLVEEYGVRGFKFHPSIQGFFPDDRMAYGLYEVMEETGTIALFHTGQTGIGAGVPGGGGIRLKYSNPLHVDDVAADFPHLKIILAHPSFPWQDEALAVATHKPGVHIDLSGWSPKYFPPQLVRYANTLLQDKVLFGSDFPVLSPDRWLADFAELPVKDAVRPKILKENAARLLGLTGSDSPS; encoded by the coding sequence ATGTCCGCGCCGTCCGTGGACGACCTGGTCGCGATCGACGTCCACACCCACTGCGAGGTCTCATCGAAGGGCCACGCCTCGCTCTCCGAGGAGCTGCACACGGCCTCCGCCGCGTACTTCAAGGTCGCGGGCGAGCGGAAGCCGACCCTGGAGGAGACCGCCGCGTACTACCGCGAGCGGCGGATGGCCGCGGTGGTCTTCACCGTGGACGCCGAGCACGCCACCGGCACCGAGCCGATCCCGAACGAGGAGATCGCCGAGGCGGCGGCCGCCCACGCCGACGTCCTCATCCCCTTCGCCTCCGTCGACCCCTTCCGCGGCCGGGCCGGAGTGCGGCGGGCCCGCCGGCTGGTCGAGGAGTACGGGGTCCGGGGCTTCAAGTTCCACCCGAGCATCCAGGGCTTCTTCCCCGACGACCGGATGGCCTACGGCCTCTACGAGGTCATGGAGGAGACCGGCACGATCGCCCTCTTCCACACCGGGCAGACCGGCATCGGTGCCGGGGTCCCCGGGGGCGGCGGCATCCGGCTCAAGTACTCCAACCCGCTGCACGTCGACGACGTCGCCGCCGACTTCCCGCACCTGAAGATCATCCTGGCGCATCCGTCCTTCCCCTGGCAGGACGAGGCGCTCGCCGTCGCGACCCACAAGCCGGGGGTGCACATCGACCTGTCCGGCTGGTCGCCGAAGTACTTCCCGCCGCAGCTGGTCCGGTACGCGAACACCCTGCTCCAGGACAAGGTCCTGTTCGGCTCCGACTTCCCCGTGCTCAGCCCCGACCGCTGGCTCGCCGACTTCGCGGAGCTGCCGGTCAAGGACGCGGTCCGCCCGAAGATCCTCAAGGAGAACGCCGCCCGGCTGCTCGGCCTCACCGGCTCCGACTCCCCTTCCTGA
- a CDS encoding SDR family NAD(P)-dependent oxidoreductase: MSHSPAVDLTGKVAVVTGSGRGLGLAYASALAAAGAAVVVNDLDEEVARRAADSIVAAGGRAVAEAVAVGGAEAADRLVARAVETFGRLDVLVTNAGILRDKVLWKMTDDDFDAVVTTHLKGTFTCARAAAVRMREQGEGGSLILIGSPAGQRGNFGQTNYAAAKAGIAAMARTWSMELSRAGITVNAVVPVAATAMTETVPAFAPYVEALRGGEPLPDFLRKGEGFGTPEDCAALVPFLASEAARGITGQCVGIGGDKLALWSHPQEVATAYADGGWTPETLAAAWHTSVGREPQTVGIPAPKLPEA; this comes from the coding sequence ATGTCGCACTCCCCCGCCGTCGACCTCACCGGGAAGGTGGCCGTCGTCACCGGCTCCGGCCGCGGTCTCGGTCTCGCCTACGCCTCCGCGCTCGCCGCAGCGGGCGCCGCCGTCGTCGTCAACGACCTGGACGAGGAGGTGGCCCGGCGGGCGGCCGACTCGATCGTCGCGGCCGGCGGGCGGGCCGTCGCCGAGGCCGTGGCGGTCGGCGGCGCCGAGGCCGCCGACCGGCTGGTGGCCCGCGCCGTGGAAACCTTCGGCCGGCTCGACGTCCTCGTCACCAACGCCGGGATCCTGCGCGACAAGGTGCTGTGGAAGATGACCGACGACGACTTCGACGCCGTCGTGACCACCCATCTCAAGGGCACCTTCACCTGCGCCCGGGCCGCCGCCGTCCGCATGCGCGAACAGGGCGAGGGCGGCAGCCTGATCCTGATCGGCTCCCCCGCCGGGCAGCGCGGCAACTTCGGCCAGACCAACTACGCGGCCGCCAAGGCCGGCATCGCCGCCATGGCCCGTACCTGGTCGATGGAGCTGTCCCGGGCCGGCATCACCGTCAACGCCGTCGTCCCGGTGGCCGCCACCGCCATGACCGAGACCGTCCCCGCCTTCGCCCCGTACGTCGAGGCGCTCCGCGGCGGCGAGCCGCTGCCGGACTTCCTGCGGAAGGGCGAGGGGTTCGGCACCCCGGAGGACTGCGCCGCCCTCGTCCCCTTCCTCGCCTCCGAGGCGGCCCGGGGCATCACCGGCCAGTGCGTCGGCATCGGCGGGGACAAGCTGGCCCTGTGGTCGCACCCGCAGGAGGTGGCCACCGCGTACGCCGACGGCGGCTGGACCCCGGAGACCCTGGCCGCCGCCTGGCACACCTCGGTGGGCCGCGAGCCGCAGACCGTGGGCATCCCCGCGCCGAAGCTCCCGGAGGCCTGA